In one window of Hylaeus volcanicus isolate JK05 unplaced genomic scaffold, UHH_iyHylVolc1.0_haploid 12050, whole genome shotgun sequence DNA:
- the LOC128882513 gene encoding uncharacterized protein LOC128882513, whose product MTKSFSDASVHNPQSPFNILNLDDRSIQPNQMLEYSSLDKITGPKKEKLEAFWQDFMLHHKLSQMTQDTLILPGQPGMALALVFYHVMCEAFSFSKKLESFSKKLESFSIQDQAVYSHGLNQVYKRHTMLLNSHKKIIPYPIPTICFKKTILLLVDPVSAKTVNNIEESPSSGTSFFLDNCFDEKIETIIRNYIESIKKSNSICSRMLTHDLHFSFDYIDTATGNVKEKIEVMENLIQSGKSYRSQLNLILRNHKESSSSDFNKEIARLEANKKKNDELEINDKQKNKKKPNLLQRVLLSPFSKRKHAKGVLNEKAKTEDNAKTDFLNEKKDAYTKSDITRFGSSSSDSSEISSKTGNLISESVPKEITEVSQPSNSQESKRLFQRKRNFVGKPNKPKNHNSVLNSLTKDSHKSTFYYDLNSTLPDNSKL is encoded by the exons ATGACTAAGTCTTTTAGTGATGCTTCCGTACATAACCCTCAATCaccttttaatatattaaatttagacgATAGATCTATACAGCCAAATCAAATGTTAGAATACTCAAGCCTGGATAAAATAACCGGAccgaaaaaagagaaattagaaGCATTTTGGCAAGACTTTATGTTGCATCATAAATTATCTCAAATGACACAAGATACATTAATCCTTCCTGGGCAGCCTGGGATGGCTCTAGCATTGGTTTTTTATCACGTTATGTGTGAAGCGTTcagtttttctaaaaaattggaaagtttttctaaaaaattggaaagtttTTCGATACAGGACCAAGCCGTTTATTCTCATGGTCTCAACCAGGTGTACAAACGTCATACTATGCTTCTAAATAGtcacaaaaaaattataccgTATCCTATACCGAcgatttgtttcaaaaaaacaatacttttGTTGGTTGACCCTGTGTCTGCAAAAACAGTCAATAATATTGAAGAGTCCCCAAGTAGTGGAACGTCGTTTTTCTTGGACAattgtttcgatgaaaaaatcgaaacaattaTTAGAAACTATATAGAGAGTATTAAGAAATCAAACTCAATTTGTTCCCGAATGCTTACACATGATCTTCACTTTTCGTTTGATTACATAGACACCGCCACGGgcaatgtaaaagaaaaaatagaagtaATGGAGAATTTGATTCAATCTGGCAAAAGCTATCGTTCACaactgaatttaattttgcggAATCACAAAGAAAGCAGTTCTTCCGATTTTAACAAGGAAATCGCCCGACTTGAAgctaacaagaaaaaaaatgat gaacttgaaataaatgacaagcaaaaaaataaaaaaaaaccaaatcTTCTACAAAGAGTTCTATTATCGccg ttttcaaaaagaaaacacgCAAAAGGTGTCTTGAACGAAAAGGCAAAAAC TGAAGATAATGCAAAGACCgattttctaaatgaaaaaaaggaTGCTTACACTAAAAGTGATATAACGCGTTTTGGTTCTTCTTCCAGTGATTCATCTG AGATTTCTTCTAAAACCGGCAACCTGATCTCTGAGAGTGTCCCCAAAGAAATAACCGAAGTTTCACAGCCTTCAAATAGTCAAGAGAGTAAACGACTATTCCAACGGAAACGCAATTTCGTTGGAAAGCCAAATAAACCGAAAAATCATAATAGCGTTTTAAACTCATTGACAAAGGATTCACATAAATCGACTTTCTACTATGATTTAAATTCCACACTCCCTGACAActcaa aattataa